The following are from one region of the Jatrophihabitans telluris genome:
- a CDS encoding helix-turn-helix transcriptional regulator — protein sequence MLETSARLLSLLSLLQTPREWTGTELAARLEVTTRTVRNDVDRLRSLGYPVHATRGSAGGYRLGAGADLPPLLLDDEEAVAVALGLRNATTGSIAGIEESALRALAKLEQVLPSRLRRRVNTLAQYTISIPPDRGGPRVEPSMLSSITAAARDRERLRFDYTTHDGQALRREAEPHRLVSWGRRWYLVAWDVARADWRTYRVDRMTLATPNGARFSPRPPPADDLARYVSQRVTAAWYSVTARVIVHAPAALVAERLPAAVGPVEALDEHRCVVSTGSDSVQMLALWLGALEADFEVSDSPELAERFAALADRYARAAAASIPTSATAATTTTTTTTTTE from the coding sequence ATGCTGGAAACCTCGGCCCGCCTGCTGAGTCTGCTGTCGCTGCTGCAGACCCCACGGGAATGGACGGGCACCGAACTGGCCGCACGGCTCGAGGTCACCACCCGAACCGTGCGCAACGACGTCGACCGGCTGCGCTCGCTCGGATATCCGGTCCATGCCACCCGGGGCTCGGCCGGCGGATACCGGCTCGGCGCCGGCGCCGATCTGCCGCCGTTGTTACTCGATGACGAGGAGGCCGTCGCCGTGGCGCTCGGCCTGCGCAACGCCACTACCGGCTCCATCGCCGGGATCGAGGAGTCCGCACTGCGGGCGCTGGCCAAGCTGGAGCAGGTACTGCCGTCCCGGTTGCGCCGCCGGGTCAACACGCTGGCGCAGTACACGATTTCGATCCCGCCCGACCGCGGCGGCCCACGGGTGGAACCGTCGATGCTGTCGTCCATCACGGCCGCCGCGCGCGACCGCGAGCGGCTGCGCTTCGACTACACCACCCACGATGGACAGGCGTTGCGCCGCGAGGCCGAGCCGCACCGTCTGGTGAGCTGGGGGCGGCGCTGGTACCTGGTGGCGTGGGACGTCGCTCGCGCGGACTGGCGCACCTACCGAGTCGACCGCATGACGCTCGCTACGCCGAACGGCGCCCGTTTCAGCCCCCGTCCCCCACCGGCCGACGACCTGGCCCGCTACGTGAGCCAGCGAGTCACCGCCGCGTGGTACTCGGTCACCGCGCGCGTCATCGTCCACGCTCCGGCCGCCCTCGTCGCCGAGCGGCTTCCCGCGGCTGTGGGACCGGTGGAAGCCCTGGACGAGCACCGGTGCGTGGTGAGCACGGGTTCGGACTCGGTGCAGATGCTCGCCCTCTGGCTCGGTGCGCTCGAGGCCGACTTCGAGGTGAGCGATTCTCCCGAGCTGGCCGAGCGATTCGCCGCCCTGGCCGATCGCTATGCGCGGGCGGCCGCCGCATCAATTCCGACCAGCGCCACAGCCGCAACCACAACCACAACCACAACCACAACCACGGAATGA
- a CDS encoding Ig-like domain-containing protein gives MLPALAVGVFIGTDPAGAAGGAPSYEPDSNAVGTVTLYDAAGAVVTSGSLSAKPFATYFAASGGTTPGAPPNPKATPLAYIPQDGVNSANWSGDTLGPSTAYGTSASAGYPGPLKSSAHAIAKASATDFSMNDILAEFTPGSTANPNVIQIRVATGNPGSFYTADVHVDTAAGTWTQVYPSVLTQTSTSLVATPSAASVGGSTTLKATISPAVAGSVQFYDGGTALGAPVTVSGGVASTSVAITTAGTHTYQAHFIPTDAATYATSDGTTTVSVAKQATSTTFTVSGKPHYGTAYSVTITTTGTIVPTGTVTLTWGNTALATGTLTGGKVTVKVSGTKVTPGGHTLTASYAGSASALASTFSKSVTIAKATSAAAIGLPSKSVKHTARGKLIVRVTVAGVTPTGTVRIYDGKKIIKSFVLVAGNHGRVVATLPVLKAKGNHKLKFVYYGSSKVAASSSKTVVLKVT, from the coding sequence GTGCTCCCAGCGCTTGCGGTGGGGGTGTTCATCGGCACCGACCCTGCGGGCGCGGCCGGCGGGGCTCCGTCCTACGAGCCCGACTCCAACGCCGTCGGGACCGTGACGCTCTACGACGCCGCCGGCGCCGTGGTCACGTCCGGCTCCCTGAGCGCCAAGCCGTTCGCGACCTACTTCGCGGCGTCCGGGGGTACCACACCCGGAGCGCCGCCGAACCCGAAGGCGACGCCGCTGGCCTACATCCCGCAGGACGGGGTGAACTCCGCCAACTGGTCCGGCGACACCCTGGGACCCTCGACGGCGTATGGGACATCGGCGTCGGCCGGCTACCCCGGCCCGCTGAAGAGCTCCGCGCACGCCATCGCCAAGGCCTCGGCGACGGACTTCAGCATGAACGACATCCTGGCCGAGTTCACGCCGGGCAGTACGGCCAATCCCAACGTGATCCAGATCCGGGTTGCGACCGGTAACCCCGGCTCCTTCTACACCGCCGACGTCCACGTCGACACCGCCGCCGGTACCTGGACCCAGGTCTACCCGAGTGTGCTGACCCAGACCAGCACGTCCCTGGTGGCCACCCCGAGCGCGGCCAGCGTCGGAGGCTCGACCACGCTCAAGGCCACGATCAGCCCGGCGGTGGCGGGAAGCGTCCAGTTCTATGACGGCGGCACCGCCCTGGGCGCCCCGGTCACGGTCTCGGGCGGGGTGGCCTCGACGTCCGTCGCCATCACGACCGCGGGGACGCACACGTACCAGGCGCATTTCATCCCGACGGACGCCGCGACCTACGCCACCTCCGACGGGACCACCACCGTCTCGGTGGCCAAGCAGGCGACGAGCACGACGTTCACCGTGTCGGGCAAGCCGCACTACGGCACCGCCTACTCCGTCACGATCACGACCACCGGCACCATCGTCCCGACCGGAACGGTGACCCTCACGTGGGGTAACACCGCGCTGGCCACCGGCACGTTGACCGGCGGAAAGGTGACCGTCAAGGTCTCCGGCACGAAGGTGACGCCCGGCGGCCACACCCTGACCGCCAGCTACGCCGGCTCCGCCTCGGCCCTGGCCAGCACGTTCTCGAAGTCGGTCACCATCGCCAAGGCCACCTCCGCGGCGGCGATCGGCCTGCCCTCCAAGTCGGTCAAGCACACCGCTCGCGGCAAGCTCATCGTGCGCGTCACCGTCGCCGGGGTCACCCCGACGGGCACCGTGCGCATCTACGACGGGAAGAAGATCATCAAGTCCTTCGTGCTCGTCGCGGGTAACCACGGCCGGGTCGTGGCCACCCTTCCGGTGCTCAAGGCCAAGGGCAACCACAAGCTCAAGTTCGTGTACTACGGCTCCAGCAAGGTGGCCGCGTCCAGCTCGAAGACCGTCGTCCTCAAGGTCACCTGA
- a CDS encoding LPXTG cell wall anchor domain-containing protein yields the protein MPVRFTLAVLRRAVLLGSLALISGLALLGAPALDLGSRAAADSLPYTDPVAKGVIGLCGVDGKPLTAGNIHDKPFVWRAVSSVPAGNSLGGSGRVATLLAFQPRPNTVSAQWNGDTLTATSSYTNPAAPMAQATKIDFTLADFLNEYPAMVDGLIELRMYFGARGVGTDTSSYPATDIRITGDTWSVVRGGAVDCGSGSATSSELAALGKDKVGGTPAPRQPVSTSPRSSTGGTAFTAPVTAPAGSAGSGSAAVGRAGAGSSSAPASAAPAANTAATSARSASSTGTGTAWLVAGGLLVLAVAGGLWWLRRRGPRSA from the coding sequence ATGCCCGTACGATTCACGCTCGCCGTTCTGAGGCGCGCCGTGCTCCTCGGCAGTCTCGCCCTGATCAGCGGTCTCGCCCTGCTCGGCGCCCCCGCGCTGGATCTGGGCTCGCGAGCGGCCGCCGACAGCCTGCCGTACACCGACCCGGTCGCCAAAGGCGTGATCGGCCTGTGTGGCGTCGATGGCAAGCCTCTGACCGCGGGCAACATTCACGACAAGCCCTTTGTCTGGCGCGCGGTCAGCTCGGTGCCCGCCGGCAACTCGCTCGGCGGAAGCGGCCGGGTGGCGACGCTGCTGGCGTTCCAGCCCAGGCCGAACACGGTGTCCGCGCAATGGAACGGAGACACCCTCACGGCCACCAGTAGCTACACCAACCCGGCGGCACCGATGGCTCAAGCGACCAAGATCGACTTCACACTCGCGGACTTCCTCAACGAGTACCCGGCCATGGTCGACGGTCTGATCGAGCTGCGGATGTACTTCGGCGCGCGTGGTGTCGGGACCGATACCTCCAGCTACCCCGCGACGGACATCAGGATCACCGGTGACACCTGGAGCGTGGTGCGCGGTGGCGCCGTCGATTGCGGCAGCGGATCGGCAACGTCGAGCGAACTGGCCGCGCTGGGCAAGGACAAGGTCGGCGGTACGCCCGCGCCGCGTCAGCCGGTTTCCACCAGCCCGCGTTCGAGCACGGGCGGTACGGCGTTCACGGCCCCGGTAACCGCGCCGGCCGGCAGCGCCGGTTCCGGTTCGGCTGCGGTCGGCCGCGCCGGTGCCGGCTCCTCGAGTGCACCGGCCTCGGCCGCGCCGGCCGCGAATACCGCGGCGACATCAGCGCGATCGGCGTCGAGTACGGGCACGGGGACAGCGTGGCTGGTCGCCGGAGGGTTGCTTGTGCTCGCCGTTGCCGGTGGGTTGTGGTGGCTGCGCCGTCGCGGCCCCCGATCGGCCTGA
- a CDS encoding GAF and ANTAR domain-containing protein — translation MADSAEPFPGDSAQLFARIAHELAAQPDVQSTTDRIVALAKEVLACDSTAIWSLTTAGMTRMHSATDPALAASFNGVVNETREGVSWECLNTHTTVRVDDIRTDQRWPAYRAFVLSQPEPRLLSAVGYSLDVEDRNLGALVISSTRANHFDDERTDMGAVFAAHAAISMEAAGAADRVGNLERALESNRRIGIALGILMARYRVTESQAFDMVRSASQHAHEKLRMIAEHVVLTGDLPEWPNRRPS, via the coding sequence ATGGCTGATTCGGCCGAGCCGTTCCCGGGCGACAGCGCGCAACTGTTCGCGCGGATCGCCCACGAGCTGGCCGCCCAGCCCGACGTGCAGTCGACGACCGACCGTATCGTCGCGCTGGCCAAGGAAGTTCTCGCCTGCGACTCGACGGCGATCTGGTCGCTCACCACCGCCGGTATGACCCGTATGCACTCGGCGACCGATCCGGCGCTCGCGGCCAGCTTCAACGGTGTCGTCAACGAGACCCGTGAGGGGGTGTCGTGGGAGTGCCTGAACACCCACACCACCGTCAGGGTCGATGACATCCGTACCGACCAGCGCTGGCCCGCCTACCGCGCCTTCGTGCTCAGCCAGCCGGAACCCCGGCTGCTGTCGGCGGTCGGATACTCCCTCGACGTGGAGGATCGCAACCTCGGCGCGCTGGTCATCTCCTCCACGCGCGCCAACCACTTCGACGACGAGCGCACCGACATGGGCGCAGTGTTCGCCGCCCACGCCGCGATCAGCATGGAGGCCGCCGGTGCCGCCGACCGGGTCGGCAATCTTGAACGAGCACTCGAGTCCAACCGCCGGATCGGCATCGCGCTGGGCATCCTGATGGCGCGCTACCGGGTCACCGAGAGCCAAGCCTTCGACATGGTTCGATCGGCGAGCCAGCACGCGCACGAGAAGCTGCGCATGATCGCCGAGCACGTGGTGCTGACCGGGGACCTGCCGGAGTGGCCGAACCGGCGTCCGTCCTAG
- a CDS encoding alpha-amylase family glycosyl hydrolase, with translation MTDWVEHAVHWQVYPLGFLAAPTTEGSDSSTVQHRLPRLAGWLDYAVELGASVVQLGPIFAAESHGYDTVDHFRIDPRLGDEHDFDSFVLAAHERGVRVVLDGVFNHVGRSHPAFRSASTGDDSPYADWFIRDRDGSYRTFEGHSHLVVLNHDNPAVADYVASVLDHWLDRGADGWRLDAAYAVPPSFWARVLPAVRSRHHQAWFVGEVIHGDYLATVAESGLDSLTQYELWKALWSSINDANFFELAWALKRHNEFLDRFAPLTFLGNHDVTRIASRLGDSRHLAHALVLLFTLGGVPSVYYGDEQAFRAVKQERAGGDDEIRPAFPDSPEALSPLGVDVFRLHQDLIGLRRRHSWLHRARTSELSLANKQLSLAVSAGENRLVVALNLDDATTELAAGETAAVLLASAPEAAVPLHRSSDGSGTTVTIEPHGWAILA, from the coding sequence TTGACCGACTGGGTCGAGCACGCCGTGCACTGGCAGGTCTATCCCCTCGGGTTCCTGGCCGCGCCCACCACCGAGGGATCCGATTCGTCCACGGTGCAGCACCGACTGCCACGGCTGGCCGGCTGGCTGGACTACGCGGTCGAACTCGGCGCGTCCGTCGTGCAACTCGGTCCGATCTTCGCCGCCGAGTCCCACGGCTATGACACGGTCGACCACTTCCGCATCGATCCGAGGCTCGGTGACGAGCACGACTTCGACTCGTTCGTCCTCGCCGCCCACGAGCGCGGGGTGCGGGTCGTGCTCGACGGCGTCTTCAACCACGTCGGGCGAAGCCATCCCGCCTTTCGCTCGGCGTCCACTGGTGACGATTCCCCCTATGCGGACTGGTTCATCCGGGATCGGGACGGTAGCTACCGCACCTTCGAGGGCCACTCCCACCTGGTCGTGCTCAATCACGACAATCCCGCCGTGGCCGACTACGTCGCCTCGGTGCTCGACCACTGGCTCGACCGCGGCGCCGACGGCTGGCGCCTGGACGCCGCCTACGCCGTGCCACCGTCGTTCTGGGCACGGGTGTTGCCTGCCGTGCGCTCCCGGCATCATCAGGCGTGGTTCGTCGGCGAGGTCATCCACGGCGATTACCTCGCCACCGTCGCCGAATCCGGTCTCGATTCGCTGACCCAGTACGAGTTGTGGAAGGCGCTGTGGAGTTCGATCAACGACGCCAACTTCTTCGAGCTGGCGTGGGCGCTCAAGCGCCACAACGAGTTTCTTGACCGGTTCGCGCCGTTGACGTTCCTGGGCAATCACGACGTCACCCGGATCGCCAGCCGGCTGGGTGACAGCCGGCACCTGGCCCACGCACTGGTGTTGCTGTTCACGCTCGGCGGCGTCCCGAGCGTCTACTACGGCGACGAACAGGCCTTCCGCGCGGTCAAGCAGGAACGCGCCGGGGGCGACGACGAGATCAGGCCGGCGTTCCCGGACTCACCTGAGGCGTTGTCCCCGTTGGGCGTGGACGTCTTTCGACTGCATCAGGATCTGATCGGGTTGCGTCGGCGGCATTCATGGCTGCATCGGGCGCGCACCAGCGAGCTGTCTTTGGCGAACAAGCAGTTGAGTCTGGCCGTGAGCGCGGGCGAGAACCGGCTGGTCGTGGCCCTCAACCTCGACGACGCCACCACCGAGCTGGCCGCCGGGGAAACGGCGGCGGTGCTGCTGGCCTCGGCCCCCGAAGCCGCGGTGCCCCTCCACCGCAGCAGCGACGGCAGCGGGACGACGGTCACGATCGAGCCGCACGGCTGGGCGATCCTCGCCTGA
- a CDS encoding DUF692 domain-containing protein, whose amino-acid sequence MSAGTPVTSTSTSTSTIASTAAGPLAGRGLGIGWRPEIAGVIEDLPGLRFCEVVAESLPTNRRATITVPDALRTLTDRGVAVVPHGVALSLGSADGFQPERAVRLAACADALHAPVASEHIAFVRAGGIEAGHLLPIPRTRPALAVMVRNVRATQAELGVPLALEPIAALLDWPEADYTEAEFLQELLEQTSAYLLLDVANLYANALNHGRDALEELSRLPLERIAYAHIAGGSLVDGLYHDTHTDPVPAEVLSLAHELATRHAPPALMLERDGHYPPGPELRAELDAIASAVGWAAIT is encoded by the coding sequence ATGAGCGCAGGCACCCCGGTCACGTCCACGAGCACCAGCACATCGACGATCGCGTCCACGGCCGCAGGGCCGCTGGCCGGTCGGGGGCTGGGTATCGGGTGGCGTCCGGAGATCGCCGGAGTGATCGAGGACCTGCCCGGTCTGCGCTTCTGCGAGGTCGTCGCCGAATCGCTGCCCACGAACAGACGAGCGACGATCACGGTCCCGGACGCACTGCGCACTCTGACGGATCGAGGGGTTGCCGTAGTCCCGCACGGAGTAGCGCTGTCGCTGGGCAGTGCTGACGGTTTCCAACCGGAGCGGGCCGTTCGGCTCGCCGCGTGCGCGGATGCCCTGCACGCTCCGGTGGCCAGCGAACACATCGCCTTCGTCCGCGCCGGCGGGATCGAAGCCGGACACCTGCTGCCGATCCCGCGCACCAGGCCGGCCCTTGCGGTCATGGTGCGCAACGTCCGCGCCACCCAGGCCGAGCTGGGTGTCCCGCTCGCCCTCGAGCCGATCGCCGCGCTGCTCGACTGGCCGGAGGCGGACTACACCGAAGCGGAGTTCCTGCAGGAACTGCTCGAACAGACCTCGGCGTACCTGCTGCTCGACGTGGCCAACCTCTACGCCAACGCGCTCAACCACGGCCGCGACGCCCTGGAGGAGTTGAGCCGCCTTCCGCTGGAACGCATCGCCTACGCACACATCGCCGGCGGTTCCCTGGTGGACGGGCTTTACCACGACACCCACACCGACCCGGTCCCGGCCGAGGTGCTCAGCCTGGCCCACGAACTCGCGACGCGGCACGCGCCCCCGGCGCTGATGCTCGAACGGGACGGGCACTACCCGCCGGGCCCCGAACTGCGCGCCGAACTGGACGCGATCGCGTCCGCGGTCGGCTGGGCGGCGATCACGTGA